One Phycisphaerae bacterium RAS2 DNA window includes the following coding sequences:
- a CDS encoding cofactor-independent phosphoglycerate mutase, translating into MAKYAIILPDGAADEPVPALGDRTPLEAAEIPFMDSVVGMGRIGVVRTVPDGFTPGSDVATMSLFGYDPAKHYTGRAPIEAVARNIPIHQDDVVFRCNLVNLMHGEMTDFTAGHISSVEAAGLMKDLDAAFAGEGVRFHPGVSYRNIMTIRDPGAIDVACMPPHDIPNEPVDSYQPRGGAAKRIRDIMQRATKIVAEHDINHVRSDLGEVPANAIWLWGQGVVPIMPRFRQRFGVRGASIAAVDLIRGLAKLLGWPIIDVPGATGYIDTDYAAKGRAAVAALDEYDLVAVHIEAPDEAGHMGSAEEKVKALEQIDRHIVGPVLDKLRMFDKWRILIAPDHPTPVGRRTHTDTPPPFCMAGADLPRLLAFDAFNEATAVRGDLRIDPGHELMEYFLRT; encoded by the coding sequence CAGCCGAGATTCCGTTCATGGATTCGGTGGTCGGCATGGGCCGCATCGGCGTGGTTCGGACCGTGCCCGACGGCTTCACGCCGGGCAGCGATGTCGCAACGATGTCACTATTCGGCTACGACCCGGCGAAGCACTACACCGGTCGCGCACCGATCGAGGCCGTCGCGCGAAACATCCCGATCCATCAGGACGATGTCGTGTTCCGCTGCAATCTCGTGAATCTCATGCACGGGGAGATGACAGACTTTACCGCGGGGCATATTTCGTCGGTGGAGGCCGCCGGGCTGATGAAGGACCTCGACGCCGCCTTCGCAGGCGAGGGCGTGCGCTTTCATCCGGGCGTGTCGTATCGCAACATCATGACGATTCGCGATCCGGGTGCGATCGACGTCGCCTGCATGCCGCCGCACGACATTCCGAATGAACCGGTCGATTCGTATCAACCGCGCGGCGGCGCGGCCAAGCGCATCCGCGACATCATGCAGCGCGCGACGAAAATCGTCGCGGAACACGATATCAACCACGTCCGATCCGATCTCGGAGAAGTGCCGGCCAACGCGATCTGGCTTTGGGGACAGGGCGTCGTTCCGATTATGCCGCGATTCCGGCAACGATTCGGCGTGCGCGGAGCCTCCATCGCGGCGGTCGATCTCATCCGCGGGCTGGCCAAGCTGCTTGGCTGGCCGATCATTGATGTCCCGGGGGCGACGGGTTACATCGACACCGATTACGCCGCGAAGGGCCGCGCCGCGGTCGCCGCGCTGGATGAGTACGACCTTGTCGCCGTGCACATCGAAGCGCCCGACGAGGCGGGCCACATGGGCAGCGCCGAGGAGAAGGTGAAGGCCCTGGAGCAGATCGACCGGCACATCGTCGGCCCGGTGCTCGACAAGCTGCGCATGTTTGACAAATGGCGAATTCTTATCGCGCCGGACCATCCCACGCCCGTCGGCCGCCGCACCCACACCGACACGCCCCCGCCCTTCTGCATGGCCGGAGCCGATCTGCCGCGCCTGCTGGCCTTTGACGCATTCAACGAAGCTACGGCCGTCCGCGGCGATCTGCGCATTGACCCGGGGCACGAATTGATGGAGTATTTCCTGCGGACATGA
- the ttuE gene encoding Pyruvate kinase — MTSSDSHSPSPRISTKIIATIGPASQSPESLRALALAGVDVFRLNFSHGTLEQHAQVFDRIRAVNRELGIHKAVMADLCGPKIRVDPVEDDSFAIAAGDTLDIVGGHVVGNRTRISTNRPEIVREVQEGHRILIDDGNVRLRVGRVLEDRLQCVCEVGGAISTRKGINLPDSTLQMSALTQKDREDLAWAVQHGVDYVAMSFVRTADDLQELRALLPQTPDAPRVVAKIETVQAIRHLTNIIDEADVVLVARGDLGVEMDLARVPLLQKQITRLCALAARPVIIATQMLQSMVESPTATRAEVSDVANAILDKADAIMLSAETSVGEFPIDAVNMMVRIAIETEGYVSLQLRSDQDEATDAVSRVATAVAHGASLLARQLDARLVAVWTQSGNTARLLSKTRMPAPIIGLSPNDFVCRRMALYYGVTPVCLKREERILAMLRDVDDALIEKRIARPGDLAIVIAGTHLNDVGATNALLIHLVSTADQGLPRFTG, encoded by the coding sequence ATGACCTCCTCCGATTCACATAGCCCCTCGCCGCGAATCTCCACCAAGATCATCGCCACCATCGGCCCGGCGTCGCAGTCGCCCGAATCGCTCCGTGCGCTGGCCCTGGCCGGGGTGGATGTCTTTCGACTGAACTTCTCGCACGGTACGCTCGAGCAACACGCCCAGGTCTTTGACCGCATCCGCGCCGTCAATCGCGAGCTGGGGATCCACAAGGCAGTCATGGCCGACTTGTGCGGCCCGAAAATCCGCGTCGATCCCGTCGAGGATGACAGTTTCGCCATCGCCGCCGGCGATACGCTGGACATCGTCGGCGGGCACGTCGTCGGCAATCGCACGCGCATCAGCACCAATCGGCCTGAAATCGTTCGCGAGGTTCAGGAAGGCCATCGCATCCTGATTGACGACGGCAACGTCCGCCTGCGCGTGGGCCGCGTGCTGGAAGACCGTCTGCAATGCGTCTGCGAAGTAGGCGGAGCCATCTCCACACGGAAAGGCATCAACCTGCCGGACAGCACGCTGCAAATGTCGGCGCTGACGCAAAAGGATCGCGAAGACCTCGCCTGGGCCGTGCAGCACGGCGTGGATTACGTCGCCATGTCGTTCGTGCGAACGGCGGACGATTTGCAGGAGCTTCGCGCGCTGCTGCCGCAGACGCCCGACGCCCCTCGCGTCGTTGCGAAAATCGAAACCGTGCAGGCCATTCGCCATCTGACCAACATCATTGATGAGGCCGATGTCGTCCTCGTGGCGCGCGGCGATCTTGGCGTCGAGATGGACCTCGCCCGCGTGCCGCTGCTGCAGAAGCAGATCACGCGCCTCTGTGCGCTGGCCGCCCGGCCGGTCATCATCGCCACGCAGATGCTTCAATCCATGGTCGAATCGCCCACCGCCACCCGAGCCGAAGTCAGCGACGTGGCCAACGCCATCCTCGACAAGGCCGACGCGATCATGCTCTCGGCGGAGACATCCGTCGGCGAGTTTCCGATTGACGCGGTCAACATGATGGTGCGCATCGCCATTGAGACGGAAGGCTATGTCTCGCTGCAGCTTCGATCCGATCAGGATGAAGCCACCGATGCCGTCAGCCGCGTCGCGACGGCCGTCGCGCACGGCGCGAGCCTGCTGGCGCGGCAGCTCGATGCGCGGCTCGTGGCGGTGTGGACGCAGAGCGGCAACACGGCGCGGCTGCTTAGCAAGACGCGCATGCCCGCCCCGATCATCGGCCTGTCGCCCAATGACTTCGTCTGCCGCCGGATGGCGCTTTACTACGGCGTGACGCCGGTCTGCCTGAAACGCGAGGAACGCATTCTCGCCATGCTGCGCGACGTCGACGACGCTCTCATCGAGAAGCGAATCGCCAGGCCGGGCGATCTCGCCATCGTCATCGCCGGCACACACCTCAACGACGTCGGCGCGACCAACGCCCTGCTCATTCACCTCGTCAGCACGGCTGACCAGGGCCTGCCCCGTTTCACCGGCTGA